From the genome of Virgibacillus siamensis, one region includes:
- a CDS encoding tRNA (adenine(22)-N(1))-methyltransferase: MTNIIKLSNRLRTAASFLDQGAVFADIGSDHAYLPCYVCQHDDNAQAIAGEISKGPYTSAVESVQKHKLTSKIDVRIGDGLEVLKKDEVNHIVIAGMGGTLITSILENGKQKLDKVDRIITQPNVDERSIRRWFLANGYVITHESILEENGHIYEVIVADKLTEKDLHATPYTEKQLLFGPILLQKQPSLFKNKWEKELDKRSRVVSQLEKAKVKDELKAAEYRKEMKWIEEVLCDDTSYQE; this comes from the coding sequence ATGACAAATATAATAAAACTTTCCAATCGGTTGAGAACAGCAGCATCATTCCTGGACCAAGGTGCTGTTTTCGCAGATATTGGTTCGGATCATGCGTATTTACCTTGTTATGTATGTCAACATGATGACAATGCCCAGGCAATAGCTGGAGAAATAAGTAAAGGACCGTACACAAGTGCTGTTGAATCTGTCCAAAAGCATAAGCTGACATCGAAAATTGATGTTCGGATAGGTGATGGGTTGGAAGTTCTGAAAAAGGATGAAGTCAACCATATCGTCATTGCGGGTATGGGTGGTACTTTGATAACGTCCATTCTGGAAAACGGCAAACAAAAACTTGATAAAGTGGATAGAATCATTACACAGCCGAATGTTGATGAACGCAGTATCCGCAGATGGTTTCTTGCAAATGGCTACGTCATCACGCATGAGTCCATTTTGGAGGAAAATGGTCATATTTATGAAGTGATTGTTGCCGATAAGCTTACGGAAAAAGACTTGCATGCAACTCCATATACGGAAAAACAATTGCTTTTTGGTCCAATTTTATTACAAAAACAACCATCACTATTCAAGAATAAATGGGAGAAGGAATTGGATAAACGATCGCGGGTCGTGTCACAATTGGAAAAAGCAAAGGTAAAAGATGAATTAAAAGCAGCGGAATACAGGAAGGAAATGAAATGGATTGAGGAGGTTTTGTGTGATGACACAAGTTATCAGGAGTAA
- the cccA gene encoding cytochrome c550, translating to MKNNPVIPYAIIAVVGILLVIVISVVGIDQRQAIEDEHKKGGEKQEQSQDSKGGETASTDPSKIFENTCASCHGADLSGGVGPNLQKVGSTHSKEEIREIIKNGFPKAGMPGGLLQGAEADAVAEWLSKKK from the coding sequence ATGAAAAACAACCCGGTCATCCCGTATGCTATCATCGCTGTAGTAGGTATATTATTAGTAATTGTTATCTCAGTTGTTGGTATTGACCAGCGCCAGGCGATTGAGGACGAGCATAAAAAAGGCGGGGAGAAACAGGAACAGTCACAGGATTCAAAAGGTGGCGAAACTGCATCAACTGATCCATCCAAGATTTTTGAGAATACTTGTGCCAGTTGCCACGGTGCTGATCTTTCCGGTGGAGTTGGACCGAATCTTCAAAAAGTGGGAAGTACGCATTCAAAAGAAGAAATCAGAGAAATTATCAAAAATGGATTCCCTAAAGCAGGAATGCCTGGTGGTTTATTACAGGGAGCAGAAGCAGACGCAGTTGCTGAATGGCTCTCAAAGAAAAAATAA
- the rpoD gene encoding RNA polymerase sigma factor RpoD, whose product MAENKPSQTKENEHELTLDQAKDQLLDLGKKRGVLAYEEVADRLSSFELESEQMDEFYEYLTEQGVEIIGDSEDDPKMQQIAKEEEFDLNDLSVPLGIKINDPVRMYLKEIGRVDLLSAAEEIDLAHRIENGEEEAKRRLAEANLRLVVSIAKRYVGRGMLFLDLIQEGNMGLIKAVEKFDYRKGFKFSTYATWWIRQAITRAIADQARTIRIPVHMVETINKLIRVQRQLLQDLGREPTPEEIGKEMELSPDKVRDILKIAQEPVSLETPIGEEDDSHLGDFIEDQEAVSPSDHAAYELLKEQLEDVLDTLTDREENVLRLRFGLDDGRTRTLEEVGKVFGVTRERIRQIEAKALRKLRHPSRSKRLKDFLE is encoded by the coding sequence GGGGTGCTAGCTTATGAAGAAGTGGCTGACCGTTTATCCAGCTTTGAGCTTGAATCAGAGCAGATGGATGAATTTTATGAGTACCTGACAGAGCAGGGTGTGGAAATTATCGGTGATTCAGAAGATGATCCTAAGATGCAGCAGATTGCCAAAGAGGAAGAATTTGATTTAAATGATTTGAGTGTTCCTCTTGGTATTAAGATAAATGATCCTGTCCGTATGTATCTTAAAGAAATCGGCAGGGTGGATTTATTATCTGCCGCAGAAGAAATTGACCTTGCGCATCGAATTGAAAATGGTGAGGAGGAAGCCAAAAGGCGCCTTGCCGAAGCAAACCTTCGTCTGGTTGTAAGTATTGCAAAACGTTATGTTGGACGAGGAATGCTTTTTCTTGATTTAATCCAGGAAGGAAACATGGGTCTGATTAAAGCGGTAGAAAAATTTGACTATCGTAAAGGGTTTAAATTCAGTACGTATGCCACCTGGTGGATTCGGCAGGCAATTACACGTGCTATCGCAGACCAGGCAAGAACAATCCGAATCCCGGTGCATATGGTGGAAACCATAAATAAGCTTATTCGGGTACAGCGTCAGTTACTGCAGGATTTAGGACGTGAACCGACACCTGAGGAAATTGGGAAAGAAATGGAACTGTCACCGGATAAGGTACGGGATATACTAAAAATTGCACAGGAACCTGTATCGCTGGAAACACCAATTGGTGAAGAGGATGATTCACACCTGGGTGATTTCATCGAGGATCAGGAAGCTGTTTCACCATCAGACCATGCTGCTTATGAGTTACTGAAAGAACAGCTTGAAGATGTACTTGATACGCTTACAGACCGGGAAGAAAATGTATTGCGTTTGCGTTTTGGTCTTGATGACGGTCGTACACGCACACTGGAAGAGGTCGGTAAGGTATTTGGTGTCACAAGAGAGCGTATTCGTCAAATTGAAGCGAAAGCGTTGAGGAAATTAAGACATCCGAGTCGCAGCAAACGGCTGAAAGACTTTCTTGAATAA